A portion of the Carassius carassius chromosome 42, fCarCar2.1, whole genome shotgun sequence genome contains these proteins:
- the LOC132124371 gene encoding zinc finger BED domain-containing protein 4-like, with protein sequence MLNRLVEQRWPVTAVLSDPSITKKGNRTLDLTGDQWKLAQETSELLGPLLTLTELLSQEANLSLSATVPMLFNLKKRHLSPEEDDSPAIREMKNTLVKEIDSRWELLNLEPTSIYLLSSALDVRFKHLKFLEDEKKDLVYIEVVRLAEHLHQQQIVRKGEELSASHGEEETDAPPPPAKKKQQEISMLMQADDEEEEERGDSAKTEMEQYLRDATKLQSGPLAWWKQNSDRYPKLAFAAKHLLCVPATSTPSERIFSKAGYIVNKTRSSLLPENVDKLIFLAHNMKRV encoded by the exons ATGCTTAACCGACTGGTGGAGCAGCGATGGCCAGTGACAGCTGTTTTGTCAGATCCCAGCATCACTAAGAAAGGAAATCGCACCCTTGACTTGACAGGAGACCAGTGGAAACTGGCACAAGAGACATCAGAATTACTTGGGCCCCTGCTCACACTCACAGAACTACTATCACAGGAGGCAAACTTGTCGTTGTCGGCAACAGTGCCAATGCTCTTTAACCTGAAGAAACGCCACCTGTCACCAGAAGAGGATGACAGCCCTGCCATCAGAGAAATGAAGAATACCCTTGTCAAGGAGATCGACAGCAGATGGGAACTGTTAAATTTGGAACCCACCAGCATCTATCTCCTTTCTTCAGCACTAGACGTGAGATTTAAGCACCTTAAATTCCTTGAGGATGAGAAGAAGGACCTGGTATACATTGAG GTTGTCAGACTAGCTGAACATCTGCATCAGCAACAGATCGTTCGCAAGGGAGAAGAGCTGTCAGCAAGCCACGGAGAAGAGGAGACGGATGCGCCACCACCACCcgccaaaaaaaaacagcaggagaTTTCAATGCTGATGCAGGCTGATGACGAAGAGGAAGAAGAACGCGGAGACAGCGCAAAGACAGAGATGGAGCAGTATTTGAGAGATGCTACTAAATTACAGTCGGGCCCACTGGCATGGTGGAAGCAAAACAGTGACCGCTACCCTAAACTGGCATTTGCAGCCAAACACCTTCTTTGCGTTCCGGCCACTTCAACTCCATCAGAGCGCATTTTCTCAAAAGCTGGCTACATCGTCAACAAGACCCGAAGTTCCCTTTTACCAGAAAATGTGGACAAACTCATCTTCCTCGCACACAACATGAAACGAGTATAG